From the Nocardiopsis changdeensis genome, one window contains:
- a CDS encoding helix-turn-helix transcriptional regulator — protein sequence MIDRTGLAEFLRNRREALQPEDVGMLRGRRRRTKGLRREEVAALCHMSTDYYSRLEQERGPQPSHQMLASIAQGLHLSLDERDHLFRLAGHNPPARGSVSEHVSPGLLRILDRLEDTPAEVVTELGETLRQSPMGVALTGDTTRFTGPERSIGYRWFTDPGSRLLYAPEEHGFLSRMYASGLRQILTLRGPDSQAAHLAELLLERSEEFRRVWEEHEVGVRPHDVKHFVHPEVGALELHCQRLIDPGQSHSLLVYTAVPGSESHEKLRLLSVIGAQALG from the coding sequence GTGATCGATCGCACCGGACTGGCGGAGTTCCTCCGGAACCGGCGGGAGGCGCTGCAACCCGAGGACGTCGGCATGCTGCGGGGGCGGCGGCGGAGGACCAAGGGGCTGCGGCGCGAGGAGGTCGCGGCGCTGTGCCACATGTCGACCGACTACTACTCGCGGCTCGAACAGGAGCGCGGGCCGCAGCCGTCGCACCAGATGCTCGCCTCGATCGCCCAGGGGCTGCACCTGTCGCTGGACGAGCGGGACCACCTGTTCCGCCTGGCCGGGCACAACCCGCCCGCGCGCGGGTCGGTCAGCGAGCACGTCAGCCCCGGCCTGCTGCGGATCCTGGACCGGTTGGAGGACACGCCCGCGGAGGTCGTCACCGAGCTCGGGGAGACGCTGCGGCAGAGCCCGATGGGGGTGGCGCTGACCGGGGACACGACCCGGTTCACGGGGCCCGAACGCAGTATCGGGTACCGGTGGTTCACCGACCCGGGGTCGCGACTGCTGTACGCGCCGGAGGAGCACGGGTTCCTCTCCCGCATGTACGCCTCGGGGCTGCGCCAGATCCTCACCCTGCGGGGGCCGGACTCGCAGGCCGCCCACCTCGCGGAGCTGCTGCTGGAGCGGAGCGAGGAGTTCCGGCGGGTGTGGGAGGAGCACGAGGTGGGGGTGCGGCCGCACGACGTGAAGCACTTCGTCCACCCGGAGGTCGGCGCCCTGGAGCTGCACTGCCAAAGGCTGATCGACCCGGGCCAGTCGCACTCGCTGCTGGTCTACACGGCCGTCCCGGGCAGTGAGAGCCACGAGAAGCTCCGGCTGCTGTCGGTCATCGGGGCGCAGGCGCTGGGCTGA
- a CDS encoding glutathione peroxidase — MSVFDVEIGALDGGSADLSQYRGRAVLVVNVASRCGLTPQYAALENLQKQYGERGFTVLGVPCNQFMGQEPGTSEEIAQFCSTTYGVTFPMTEKVDVNGDGRHPLYGELVSAADAEGHTGDIRWNFEKFLIAPDGTVAARFAPQTEPESEDVVKAVEAVLPA, encoded by the coding sequence ATGTCCGTTTTCGATGTAGAGATCGGCGCCCTCGACGGCGGTTCCGCCGACCTGTCCCAGTACCGGGGCCGGGCCGTGCTGGTCGTCAACGTCGCGTCCCGGTGCGGGCTGACGCCGCAGTACGCGGCCCTGGAGAACCTGCAGAAGCAGTACGGGGAGCGCGGGTTCACCGTGCTCGGGGTCCCCTGCAACCAGTTCATGGGCCAGGAGCCGGGCACCTCCGAGGAGATCGCGCAGTTCTGCTCGACCACCTACGGCGTCACCTTCCCGATGACGGAGAAGGTCGACGTGAACGGCGACGGGCGGCACCCCCTGTACGGGGAGCTGGTCTCCGCGGCCGACGCCGAGGGCCACACCGGCGATATCCGGTGGAACTTCGAGAAGTTCCTCATCGCGCCGGACGGCACCGTCGCCGCGCGCTTCGCGCCGCAGACGGAGCCGGAGTCCGAGGACGTCGTCAAGGCCGTCGAGGCCGTGCTGCCCGCCTGA
- a CDS encoding NAD(P)-dependent alcohol dehydrogenase encodes MRAAVHDRYGPPDVVRIGEVPAPEPGDGDLLVRVHATAVNRTDCAYRAARPFFVRGFTGLTRPRRRVLGTEYAGVVEEVGASVTGFSPGDRVFGYNEGAFGAHAEYLAVPASGMVAEIPDGVPFATAACATEGAHYALAAARWLRVVEGERVLVHGATGAIGSAAVQLLKALGAEVTATAPTAHVETVRNLGADRVVDFETEDFTAGGRTYDVVLDAVGKSTYGRCRQLLTPRGRFASSDVGPYWQNAVLALTTPWLPGRTVRFPVPSEDQEMARWFADLLATGRFRPLIDRHYPLERIVEAYRFVETGRKLGNVVIDVVEP; translated from the coding sequence ATGAGAGCCGCGGTGCACGATCGGTACGGTCCCCCCGACGTGGTGCGGATCGGGGAGGTCCCCGCCCCGGAACCCGGTGACGGCGACCTGCTGGTCCGCGTGCACGCGACCGCGGTGAACCGGACGGACTGCGCCTACCGTGCCGCCCGTCCCTTCTTCGTTCGCGGCTTCACCGGCCTGACGCGTCCGCGCCGACGCGTGCTGGGGACGGAGTACGCGGGGGTGGTCGAGGAGGTCGGGGCGTCGGTCACCGGCTTCTCCCCCGGCGACCGCGTCTTCGGATACAACGAGGGGGCCTTCGGCGCCCACGCGGAGTACCTGGCGGTCCCCGCCTCGGGGATGGTCGCGGAGATCCCGGACGGGGTGCCCTTCGCCACGGCGGCCTGTGCGACCGAGGGCGCGCACTACGCGCTGGCGGCGGCCCGCTGGCTCCGCGTCGTGGAGGGCGAGCGGGTGCTCGTCCACGGGGCGACGGGGGCGATCGGGTCGGCCGCGGTGCAGCTGCTGAAGGCCCTGGGTGCCGAGGTGACCGCGACGGCTCCGACCGCGCACGTGGAAACGGTCCGGAACCTGGGCGCGGACCGGGTCGTCGACTTCGAGACCGAGGACTTCACCGCGGGCGGTCGGACCTACGACGTCGTCCTCGACGCGGTCGGCAAGAGCACGTACGGGCGGTGCCGGCAGCTGCTCACTCCCCGGGGCCGGTTCGCGTCGTCCGACGTGGGCCCGTACTGGCAGAACGCGGTGCTGGCGCTGACGACCCCCTGGCTGCCGGGGCGGACGGTGCGGTTCCCGGTCCCCTCGGAGGACCAGGAGATGGCCCGGTGGTTCGCGGACCTGTTGGCGACCGGGCGGTTCCGGCCGCTGATCGACCGGCACTACCCGCTGGAACGGATCGTGGAGGCGTACCGGTTCGTGGAGACGGGGCGCAAGCTCGGGAACGTCGTGATCGACGTCGTGGAGCCGTGA
- the soxR gene encoding redox-sensitive transcriptional activator SoxR, with protein sequence MHVGPDDHLTIGEVIRRTGVSASALHFYERKGLIFSERGGANQRVFPRHMLRRISLVIVAKRLRIPLSDVAEVFAGLPVDRAPTHKDWQRVSRRWKKQLEERRRVIERLEQELTGCIGCGCLSMKACLLLNPDDALGGRGTGPVRLQQPDTTP encoded by the coding sequence GTGCACGTCGGCCCAGACGACCACCTCACGATCGGTGAGGTCATCCGCCGGACCGGTGTGTCCGCCTCCGCCCTGCACTTCTACGAACGCAAGGGCCTGATCTTCAGTGAGCGCGGCGGCGCCAACCAGCGCGTCTTCCCCCGGCACATGCTCCGCCGGATCTCCTTGGTCATCGTGGCCAAGAGACTCCGCATCCCCCTGTCGGACGTCGCCGAGGTCTTCGCCGGCCTCCCTGTCGACCGCGCCCCCACCCACAAGGACTGGCAGCGGGTCTCCCGGCGCTGGAAGAAGCAGCTGGAGGAGCGCCGCCGTGTCATCGAGAGGCTTGAACAGGAACTCACCGGCTGCATCGGCTGCGGCTGCCTGTCGATGAAGGCATGTCTGCTCCTCAACCCCGACGACGCCCTCGGCGGCCGCGGCACCGGTCCGGTACGCCTCCAACAGCCCGACACCACCCCCTAG
- a CDS encoding DNA-binding protein — MAPYPNPCRSGGHRSSPQGEDDRDPAARTRAATARLIALDTRTGARHLVPAAASAAAAARRAVRVGSGAGDEVRAGARSWIGARSGTGAGTAPGPGPDFDPGHGPEPGPRTGSGSGADRDLLAAVAEAHQVAGWIAYDAEHQHLSRRMSLEALRLARAAGDRSMEHFALAQLAMQDVHVHRPAEAADICDAVTPQTRGSVRTLFTLRAARAAGQLGERMRALDLIRLTHSRHLDGPRDGDPAWSWWVNEAEIAWHHAMIHADTGDRAGAVERFAAATDRPGYARAVFVAHASLLWALARARAWSEAEEVLVQEVLPRLGEVASTRVERMLAEAARRLDGATRRPSLRDTAHGLAASLREVALRENPLRENPRREDSRCAPEGKAPNTPSS; from the coding sequence ATGGCCCCCTACCCGAACCCCTGCCGCAGCGGAGGTCACCGGTCGTCCCCCCAGGGAGAGGACGACCGGGACCCGGCGGCGAGGACACGCGCCGCCACCGCCCGCCTCATCGCCCTGGACACCCGCACCGGCGCCCGGCACCTGGTCCCGGCCGCCGCCTCGGCGGCCGCGGCCGCACGCCGTGCGGTGCGCGTCGGGTCAGGGGCCGGGGACGAGGTCCGGGCCGGGGCTCGGTCGTGGATCGGAGCCAGGTCCGGAACCGGTGCCGGGACCGCACCCGGACCCGGGCCCGACTTCGACCCCGGCCACGGCCCCGAACCCGGTCCGAGGACCGGATCCGGATCCGGAGCCGACCGGGACCTGCTCGCCGCCGTGGCCGAGGCCCATCAGGTCGCCGGCTGGATCGCCTACGACGCCGAGCACCAGCACCTCTCCCGGCGGATGAGCCTGGAGGCGCTGCGGCTGGCGCGCGCCGCCGGGGACCGTTCGATGGAGCACTTCGCGCTCGCCCAGCTCGCCATGCAGGACGTGCACGTCCACCGGCCGGCCGAGGCCGCGGACATCTGCGACGCGGTGACGCCGCAGACCCGGGGCAGCGTGCGCACCCTGTTCACACTGCGGGCGGCGCGGGCCGCGGGCCAGCTGGGCGAACGGATGCGCGCCCTGGACCTGATCCGCCTGACGCACAGCCGCCACCTGGACGGGCCGCGGGATGGGGACCCGGCCTGGTCCTGGTGGGTGAACGAGGCGGAGATCGCCTGGCACCACGCCATGATCCACGCCGACACCGGGGACCGGGCCGGGGCCGTCGAGCGGTTCGCCGCCGCCACCGACCGCCCGGGGTACGCGCGCGCCGTGTTCGTCGCCCACGCGAGCCTGCTGTGGGCGCTGGCCCGCGCGCGGGCCTGGAGCGAGGCCGAGGAGGTGCTGGTCCAGGAGGTGCTGCCGCGCCTGGGGGAGGTGGCCTCGACGCGCGTCGAACGGATGCTCGCCGAGGCGGCCCGTCGGCTGGACGGCGCCACCCGGCGGCCGAGCCTGCGCGACACCGCCCACGGCCTCGCCGCCTCCCTGCGCGAGGTCGCCCTACGTGAGAACCCCTTGCGCGAAAACCCTCGGCGCGAGGACTCTCGGTGCGCACCAGAAGGGAAGGCCCCGAACACCCCGAGTTCCTAG
- a CDS encoding SDR family oxidoreductase, producing the protein MPRRTIDITVPDLTGKLALVTGASDGMGLGMAERLAAAGAEVLLPVRNTRKGEDAVARIRRDNPDARVSLRSLDLSSLDSVAALGETLRGEGRPIHILINNAGVMTPPDRQTTADGFELQFGTNHLGHFALVGHLLPLLRAGRARVTSQISVAARRGAINWDDLNWERSYDGMRAYAQSKIAFGLFGLELERRSRIHGWGITSNLSHPGVAPTSLLAARPEVGRDRDTLGVRLIRFLSARGILVGTVETAKLPALMAATDPAAEPAVLYGPSGPGNLGGRPAAQRLYPPLRSPQEAERVWEVSERLTRTGIPAV; encoded by the coding sequence ATGCCCCGCCGAACCATCGACATCACCGTGCCCGACCTGACCGGGAAGCTCGCCCTCGTCACCGGGGCGAGCGACGGCATGGGACTGGGAATGGCCGAACGCCTGGCCGCGGCCGGCGCGGAGGTCCTCCTGCCCGTCCGCAACACCCGCAAGGGCGAGGACGCCGTCGCCAGGATCCGCCGCGACAACCCGGACGCCCGGGTCTCCCTGCGCTCCCTCGACCTGTCCTCGCTCGACTCGGTCGCCGCCCTCGGGGAGACGCTCCGCGGCGAGGGTCGGCCGATCCACATCCTCATCAACAACGCGGGCGTGATGACCCCGCCCGACCGGCAGACCACGGCGGACGGCTTCGAGCTCCAGTTCGGCACCAACCACCTCGGCCACTTCGCGCTCGTCGGCCACCTCCTCCCCCTGCTGCGCGCCGGCCGCGCCCGCGTCACCTCGCAGATCAGCGTGGCCGCGAGGCGGGGCGCCATCAACTGGGACGATCTGAACTGGGAGCGCTCGTACGACGGCATGCGCGCCTACGCCCAGTCGAAGATCGCGTTCGGGCTCTTCGGCCTGGAACTGGAGCGGCGCAGCCGGATCCACGGGTGGGGCATCACCAGCAACCTGTCCCACCCCGGCGTCGCCCCGACCAGCCTGCTCGCCGCGCGCCCCGAGGTCGGCCGCGACCGGGACACCCTGGGCGTGCGCCTGATCCGGTTCCTGTCCGCCCGCGGCATCCTCGTCGGCACCGTCGAGACCGCGAAGCTCCCCGCGCTCATGGCCGCGACCGACCCCGCGGCCGAGCCCGCCGTGCTCTACGGCCCCAGCGGTCCCGGGAACCTCGGCGGACGGCCCGCCGCACAGAGGCTCTACCCGCCCCTGCGCAGCCCGCAGGAGGCCGAGCGGGTCTGGGAGGTCTCCGAACGGCTCACCCGGACCGGGATCCCCGCGGTCTGA